One window of Phycisphaeraceae bacterium genomic DNA carries:
- a CDS encoding 2-oxoglutarate dehydrogenase E1 component encodes MAGSTQAQQLQSLTPSVNGWNADFLEAEFDRYRQDPNSVTPDLRAFFQGFDLALAGGGPRSTTNSSGSAAVGSFEHAVWHLVHAYQELGHLCAALDPFDRPRERPAALAPAHWGLSDADLDRDVDGSIVGVAGSIRLRDIIDRLETTYCRSIGCEFMHVQNREERDWLIARASRNGGGIKLTRGEQAHVLEQLTRAESFETFLAKRYPGEKRFSLEGAESLIPLLDRLLEHAADNGVQEVVMGMAHRGRLNVLNNILGKTYEQIFTEFEDSYQDGFADASGDVKYHRGYSGVRTFRSGKTLRLAMASNPSHLESVNPIVEGRTRAKQRLRNDVERRRVVPVLIHGDAAIAGQGVVAECLNFSQLEGYTTGGTIHVVVNNMIGFTTVPEDSRSSRYCTDVAKMIDAPILHVNAEDPDAVFKVAEIALEYRLAFRKDVMIDMWCFRKYGHNEQDEQSYTQPILAALIKAKDSTLTSYAKRLQAAGVIQQSDIDVINGRLSQSLEDAQAAAKRKPFDPNIDPGSDRWRGLSQKFNFESVPTNVSIETIREVSEALGRVPDGFNVNPKLKALLKSRAELWRAGAISHADAEMLAFGTLLLEGNHVRLSGQDCRRGTFSQRHAVLRDAVTGAPYEPLNGMRELGEPSTDHPVGSPGADGRPRQAGFKVYDSPLSEMSVLGFEYGYSLADPNVLVIWEAQFGDFVNGAQVIIDQFLASAETKWERWSGLVMLLPHGYEGAGPEHSSCRIERFLQLCAEHNMQVVVPSTGAQTFHLLRRQVKRSFRKPLIVATPKGHLRKETSTIDELVSGRFWEIMDDPAFVSRGSDRSKVNRIVFCSGKIGHELMERRDAIARTDVAIVRVEQLYPFHEQLAKDIIAKYPNVREHVWCQEEPRNTGAFLFISDIVRSRLGIELTYIGRRAAASPAVGSKTVHKHEQEDIIAAAVGPAAGTTDTAPRATEAAKPGKAKAAASR; translated from the coding sequence ATGGCTGGGTCAACCCAAGCGCAGCAGTTGCAATCACTTACGCCATCCGTGAACGGCTGGAACGCCGACTTCCTGGAGGCCGAGTTCGATCGGTATAGGCAGGATCCAAACTCGGTAACGCCCGACCTGCGGGCGTTCTTCCAGGGCTTCGATCTCGCGCTGGCCGGTGGCGGACCGCGAAGCACGACCAACTCCTCGGGTTCCGCCGCAGTCGGCAGCTTCGAGCACGCAGTCTGGCACCTCGTCCACGCCTACCAGGAACTCGGCCACCTTTGCGCCGCCCTCGATCCATTCGACCGTCCACGGGAACGCCCCGCCGCGCTCGCGCCCGCCCACTGGGGTCTCTCCGATGCCGACCTCGACCGAGACGTCGACGGCTCGATTGTCGGGGTCGCCGGTTCCATCCGCCTGCGCGACATCATCGATCGCCTCGAGACCACGTACTGCCGCTCCATCGGCTGTGAGTTCATGCACGTTCAGAACCGCGAGGAACGCGACTGGCTCATCGCCAGGGCCTCCCGCAACGGAGGCGGCATCAAACTCACCCGAGGCGAGCAGGCACACGTTCTCGAACAACTCACCCGCGCCGAATCCTTCGAAACCTTCCTCGCAAAGCGCTATCCCGGCGAGAAGCGATTCAGTCTCGAAGGCGCAGAGTCGCTCATCCCCCTCCTCGACCGTCTCCTCGAACACGCCGCAGACAACGGCGTTCAAGAAGTCGTCATGGGCATGGCCCACCGCGGGCGGCTCAACGTCCTCAACAACATCCTCGGCAAGACCTACGAGCAGATCTTCACCGAGTTCGAGGACAGCTACCAGGATGGCTTCGCAGACGCCTCGGGCGACGTGAAATACCACCGCGGCTACTCCGGCGTCCGCACCTTCAGGTCCGGCAAGACCCTCCGTCTCGCCATGGCCAGCAACCCCAGCCACCTTGAAAGCGTGAACCCGATCGTCGAGGGCCGCACTCGCGCCAAGCAGCGCCTCCGGAACGATGTCGAGCGCAGACGCGTCGTCCCTGTCCTCATCCACGGCGATGCCGCCATCGCGGGCCAGGGCGTCGTGGCCGAGTGCCTCAACTTCTCCCAGTTGGAGGGCTACACCACCGGCGGCACAATCCACGTCGTCGTCAACAACATGATCGGCTTCACAACGGTCCCGGAGGACTCTCGCTCCAGCCGCTACTGCACCGACGTCGCCAAGATGATCGACGCCCCGATCCTGCACGTGAACGCCGAAGACCCCGACGCGGTCTTCAAGGTCGCCGAGATCGCGCTGGAGTACCGCCTGGCGTTCCGCAAAGACGTCATGATCGACATGTGGTGCTTCCGCAAGTACGGCCACAACGAGCAGGACGAGCAGTCGTACACCCAACCCATCCTCGCCGCGCTCATCAAGGCCAAGGACAGCACCCTGACCTCATACGCCAAGCGCCTCCAGGCCGCGGGCGTCATCCAGCAGTCCGATATCGATGTCATCAACGGGCGTCTCTCTCAGTCGCTCGAGGACGCACAGGCCGCTGCCAAGCGTAAGCCCTTCGATCCCAACATCGACCCCGGCAGCGACCGCTGGCGCGGGCTCTCCCAGAAGTTCAATTTCGAGAGCGTCCCGACCAATGTCAGCATCGAAACGATCCGCGAGGTGAGCGAGGCGCTCGGCCGCGTCCCCGACGGCTTCAACGTCAACCCCAAGCTCAAGGCCCTTCTCAAGTCCCGGGCCGAGCTCTGGCGGGCCGGCGCAATCTCCCACGCCGACGCAGAAATGCTCGCATTCGGCACGCTCCTCCTCGAAGGCAACCACGTCCGGCTCTCCGGGCAGGACTGTCGCCGGGGCACCTTCTCGCAGCGTCACGCTGTCCTGCGAGACGCCGTCACAGGCGCGCCGTACGAGCCGCTCAACGGCATGCGCGAACTGGGCGAGCCCTCCACCGATCATCCGGTCGGGAGCCCCGGAGCCGACGGTCGCCCCCGCCAAGCCGGATTCAAGGTCTACGACAGCCCGCTCTCCGAGATGTCCGTCCTCGGCTTCGAGTACGGCTACTCCCTCGCCGATCCCAACGTTCTCGTCATCTGGGAAGCCCAGTTCGGCGACTTCGTCAACGGTGCGCAGGTCATCATCGATCAGTTCCTCGCGAGCGCGGAAACCAAGTGGGAACGCTGGTCCGGGCTCGTCATGCTCCTCCCGCACGGGTACGAAGGCGCGGGCCCCGAGCACTCATCCTGCAGGATCGAACGCTTCCTGCAACTCTGTGCCGAGCACAACATGCAGGTCGTCGTCCCCTCGACAGGAGCCCAGACCTTCCACCTCCTGAGAAGGCAGGTCAAACGCTCCTTCCGCAAACCCCTGATCGTCGCAACCCCAAAGGGGCACCTCCGTAAAGAGACAAGCACGATCGACGAGCTGGTCTCCGGCAGATTCTGGGAGATCATGGACGATCCCGCGTTCGTCTCGCGCGGGTCAGACAGGTCCAAAGTCAATCGCATCGTCTTCTGCTCCGGAAAGATCGGGCACGAACTCATGGAGCGACGCGACGCGATCGCTCGCACAGACGTCGCCATCGTCCGCGTCGAGCAGCTCTATCCGTTCCACGAGCAACTCGCCAAAGACATCATCGCCAAGTATCCCAACGTCAGGGAGCACGTCTGGTGCCAGGAAGAGCCGCGGAACACCGGCGCGTTCCTCTTCATCAGCGACATCGTCCGCTCGCGTCTCGGCATCGAGCTCACATACATCGGTCGCCGCGCCGCCGCCAGCCCCGCCGTCGGGTCGAAGACCGTTCACAAGCACGAGCAAGAGGACATCATCGCCGCCGCAGTCGGCCCCGCCGCCGGAACGACGGATACCGCGCCCCGCGCAACGGAAGCCGCAAAGCCCGGCAAGGCCAAGGCCGCTGCATCACGCTGA
- a CDS encoding low molecular weight phosphotyrosine protein phosphatase gives MNELGRDRKGVLFVCMGNICRSPLAEGIFIHLASERGVRDRFLVDSAGTGAWHTGEPADPRSIAVAQARGVHLPSVARQVDPESDFERFDLILAMDRSNRAGLITLGAPGERVHLMRSFDPALRESPEHELDVPDPYYGRGDGFVRVYDMLHRATTGLLDELMREQ, from the coding sequence GTGAATGAGCTCGGGCGTGATCGGAAGGGTGTGCTGTTTGTGTGCATGGGGAACATCTGCCGCTCGCCACTGGCTGAGGGCATTTTCATCCACCTTGCATCGGAACGGGGTGTTCGTGACCGCTTCCTGGTGGACTCGGCGGGAACGGGGGCGTGGCACACGGGGGAGCCCGCGGACCCGAGGTCGATCGCGGTGGCACAGGCGCGGGGGGTGCATCTGCCGAGCGTTGCGAGGCAGGTCGATCCGGAGTCGGACTTCGAGCGGTTCGACTTGATTCTGGCGATGGACCGGAGCAACCGGGCCGGGCTGATCACCCTCGGTGCGCCGGGTGAACGTGTGCATCTGATGCGGTCGTTCGACCCGGCCCTCCGCGAGTCACCCGAGCACGAGTTGGACGTGCCCGACCCGTATTACGGTCGTGGGGACGGGTTTGTGCGGGTGTACGACATGCTGCATCGAGCAACGACGGGGTTGCTCGATGAGCTGATGCGCGAGCAGTGA
- the pstB gene encoding phosphate ABC transporter ATP-binding protein, with translation MPTTQLEAGKHVQATKRPGRSYPVIEAIRRGETPAPVIHETVVSGDPVLSIENFCLYYSAAKALYDVTTQVPRGKVTAIIGPSGCGKSTLLRSVNRLNDLVEGVRITGDMRLNGTSVYGRDVDVIDLRKRLGMVFQKPNPFPMSIFENVVYALRIDGERRRKVLEEACERSLKGAALWDEVKDRLNQSALGLSGGQQQRLCIARAIAAEPEVLLLDEPCSALDPIATLRIEELIHEISSRYTVLIVTHNMQQATRVSDYTMFMYLGRLVEHGTTEDIFQNPRLSETEDYVTGRFG, from the coding sequence ATGCCCACAACACAGCTTGAGGCAGGGAAGCACGTGCAGGCCACAAAGCGCCCAGGGCGCTCATACCCGGTCATCGAGGCCATCCGAAGGGGCGAGACTCCCGCTCCCGTCATCCACGAGACAGTCGTCTCCGGCGATCCCGTGCTTAGCATCGAAAACTTCTGCCTCTACTACAGCGCCGCAAAGGCCCTCTACGACGTCACAACCCAAGTCCCCCGAGGCAAAGTCACGGCCATCATCGGTCCGTCCGGCTGCGGCAAGTCAACGCTCCTCCGCTCCGTCAATCGTCTCAACGACCTCGTGGAAGGCGTCCGCATCACAGGCGACATGCGCCTGAACGGCACCTCCGTCTATGGCCGTGATGTCGATGTGATCGACCTCCGCAAACGCCTCGGCATGGTCTTCCAGAAGCCCAATCCCTTCCCGATGTCGATCTTCGAGAACGTCGTCTACGCCCTCCGCATCGATGGCGAGCGCCGCCGCAAGGTCCTCGAAGAGGCCTGCGAACGCAGTCTCAAGGGTGCCGCCCTCTGGGATGAGGTCAAAGACCGATTGAACCAGTCCGCCCTCGGCCTCTCGGGTGGCCAGCAGCAGCGTCTGTGCATCGCCCGGGCCATCGCCGCCGAGCCCGAGGTCCTCCTCCTCGACGAGCCATGCTCAGCCCTCGACCCGATCGCGACGCTCAGAATCGAGGAGCTGATCCACGAGATCAGCAGCCGCTACACCGTCCTCATCGTCACCCACAACATGCAACAGGCGACCAGGGTCAGCGACTACACCATGTTCATGTACTTGGGCCGACTCGTCGAACACGGAACGACCGAGGATATCTTCCAGAACCCCCGCCTCTCAGAGACCGAAGACTACGTTACCGGCAGGTTCGGCTGA
- the odhB gene encoding 2-oxoglutarate dehydrogenase complex dihydrolipoyllysine-residue succinyltransferase, whose translation MSTDILIPTVGESVASGVISKWLKADGAFVKRDEAVLELETDKVNMEIVAPADGILRHAAKEGDTVNVGAVVGRMEAGGSPAASAASVASESGSATSVLAPPAVDTVKTSDQAANGEIRATPLAKKVAAEHGVDLSKVSGTGAGHRVREQDVIDFVKGKSPAPAAAASTPTKAPAPAPSGPRATTIERMPPIRQRIAQRLVEAQHTAAMLTTFNEVDMTRIMALRAKYKESFEKKHGIGLGFMSFFVKAAANALVEFPMVNAYMVKDAEGHPAVQKHAYADIAIAVSTPKGLVVPVLRNAERMSFAEVESGIKELATKARDGKLTLEEMQGGTFTITNGGVFGSLMSTPILNPPQSAILGMHATKNRAVEDPDKPGQVAIRPMMYLALSYDHRMVDGEGAVRFLVRIKDQLENPERILLEV comes from the coding sequence ATGTCGACGGACATCCTCATCCCGACTGTTGGCGAGTCGGTCGCCTCCGGTGTTATCTCCAAATGGCTCAAGGCCGACGGCGCGTTCGTCAAACGCGACGAAGCGGTCCTCGAACTCGAAACCGACAAGGTCAACATGGAGATCGTCGCCCCCGCCGACGGCATCCTCCGCCACGCCGCGAAAGAGGGCGACACCGTCAACGTCGGCGCTGTCGTCGGACGCATGGAAGCCGGCGGCTCACCCGCCGCGTCTGCTGCCTCTGTTGCCAGCGAGTCCGGGTCCGCGACCAGTGTGCTCGCGCCCCCCGCAGTCGACACCGTCAAGACCTCGGATCAGGCCGCAAACGGCGAGATCCGCGCCACACCGCTCGCGAAGAAGGTCGCCGCCGAGCACGGTGTAGACCTCTCCAAAGTCTCCGGCACAGGCGCCGGCCACCGTGTCCGCGAGCAGGACGTCATCGATTTCGTCAAGGGCAAGAGCCCCGCGCCGGCTGCTGCTGCCTCTACGCCAACCAAAGCCCCCGCGCCCGCTCCGTCAGGCCCTCGCGCGACCACGATCGAGCGCATGCCGCCGATCCGCCAGCGCATCGCCCAGCGCCTCGTCGAGGCCCAGCACACCGCCGCCATGCTCACCACCTTCAACGAAGTGGACATGACGCGCATCATGGCGCTCCGGGCAAAGTACAAAGAGTCCTTCGAGAAGAAGCACGGCATCGGGCTCGGGTTCATGTCCTTCTTCGTCAAGGCCGCCGCCAACGCCCTCGTCGAGTTCCCGATGGTCAACGCGTACATGGTCAAGGATGCCGAGGGGCATCCCGCCGTCCAGAAGCACGCCTACGCCGACATCGCGATCGCAGTCTCAACGCCCAAGGGCCTTGTCGTTCCCGTACTGAGAAACGCCGAACGCATGTCCTTCGCAGAGGTCGAGAGCGGCATCAAGGAACTCGCGACAAAGGCACGCGACGGCAAACTCACGCTCGAAGAGATGCAGGGCGGCACGTTCACGATCACCAACGGCGGCGTCTTCGGTTCACTCATGTCAACGCCCATCCTCAATCCGCCCCAGTCGGCGATCCTCGGGATGCACGCGACCAAGAACCGCGCCGTCGAGGATCCGGACAAGCCCGGCCAGGTCGCCATCCGACCGATGATGTACCTCGCCCTCTCCTACGACCACCGCATGGTCGACGGCGAGGGAGCCGTCCGGTTCCTCGTCAGGATCAAGGACCAGCTCGAGAATCCCGAACGCATCCTCCTCGAGGTCTGA